The segment gggagggggtaggggtaggtgtgtgtttttggggagggggagggggtaggggtaggtgtgtgtttttggggagggggagggggtatggggagggggagggggtatgggtaggtgtgtgtttttggggagggggagggggtaggggtaggtgtgtgtttttggggaggggtaggggtaggtgtgtgtttttggggagggggtaggggtaggtgtgtgtctttggggagggggagggggtaggggtaggtgtgtgtctttggggagggggtaggggtaggtgtgtgtctttggggagggggagggggtaggggtaggtgtgtgtctttggggagggggtaggggtaggtgtgtgtttttggggagggggagggggagggggtaggtgtgtgtttttggggagggggagggggagggggtaggtgtgtgtttttggggagggggtaggggtaggtgtgtgtttttggggagggggagggggtaggggtaggtgtgtgtttttggggaggggtaggggtaggtgtgtgtttttggggagggggtaggggtaggtgtgtgtctttggggagggggagggggtaggggtaggtgtgtgtctttggggagggggagggggtaggggtaggtgtgtgtctttggggagggggtaggggtaggtgtgtgtttttggggagggggagggggtaggggtaggtgtgtgtttttggggagggggagggggagggtgtaggtgtgtgtttttggggagggggagggggtaggggtaggtgtgtgtttttggggagggggtaggggtaggtgtgtgtttttggggagggggagggggtaggggtaggtgtgtgtttttggggaggggggaggggtaggtgtgtgttttgggggtaggggtaggtgtgtgtttttggggagggggtaggggtaggtgtgtgtttttggggaggggggaggggtaggtgtgtgtttttggggtgggggtaggggtaggggtaggtgtgtgtttttggggtggggggaggggtaggtgtgtgtttttggggaggggggtggggtaggtgtgtgtttttggggtgggggtaggggtggggtggagtggagaagcgtggggagggggtgcggtgagcccacagacacacacacacacacacacacaccggccggTGCTCCTTTTCCCCTGGGTACCAGCCGGCTTGACAGATCCGGCTCTcattcccactcccactcccactcccccaccccacacacacccacccacctccttgTCGCATTCACTTTGGGCGGTGGGCTGGATGGCTGAGCTGTGCCATTTATTTTTGGGAGggtcttttttttgaaaaaaagaaagtatttttttgttgtctccctctctccccgcccctctttcctttccctcccctcccattccccaatGCCATGATGCACCAGTCGGAGAGCGCGGCGGACAGGAAGATGGCGCACCCGCTCTACCCCCGGCGGAGCGGCACTAACCACCCGCCGCCGCCGCCTCCTCCACCGGCCgccgccgcgccgggcccgggccCAGGCCCAGGCTCCGGCGGGGCCTCGCTGGGCAGCCTGATGGGTCAGCCGGCTCCGACGCGCCCGCACACGGACGACGCTCTGCGCTCGCCGGCCCTGGCGGCGTGCTCCGGGACCGGTGCCGGCTCGGTGCCGGCCCCGCCGCAGACTCTCAGCCTCCACGGAGCCGGGACCGTACCTCTTTCTCCTGCCGCCGCCGCTGCTATCGCCCCCGCCGGCCCCGGCTCGATGGCCGGGGCCCAGATGAAGAAGAAGAGCGGCTTCCAGATCACCAGCGTGACCCCGGCGCAGAACAACGCCGGCTCCAACAACAGCATCGCCGAGGACACCGAGAGCTACGACGACATGGACGAGTCTCACACCGAGGACCTCTCGTCTTCCGAGATCCTCGACGTCTCCCGGGCCACCGACTACGAGCCGGAGCGCAGCTCGTCCGAGGAGACCCTCAACAACGTGGGCGACGCCGAGACCCCCAGCGCCGTGTCTCCCAACCAGCCTCGCCTGCCTCCCCACCAGCCGGCTCTCTTCAACGGCAGCATCCACGGCCTCCATCCGCCCccggctcaccaccaccacccaagccaccaccaccaacaccaccaccatcccctacaccaccaccaccctgccATGCTGGCAGGCCCTGGGATGGCCAGCGCTGCCCCTTCAGGAGCGGGGATGGGCCCTCCTGGCAACGTGACCGCAAGCGTGGAGAAAAATGGCACAGGAGCGCCCATGCCCGGATTAGTGAGTGGTTCGGTTGGGGCACCGGTGCCTCTGGCTTCCAACATTGGCACGGTGGCGAATGCTAGAACTGTAAGTGGCATGGGGAGCAACGCGAGCGTTGGTGGGACTAGTGTTGGTGCCAGTGCTAGTGTTGTGGGTGGTACCACCGGCATTATCGGGGCTGCGTCCAGTACTGTGGCTTCCACCACTGCGGCGGTAACACAGCCAGCAGCTGGCAGCTCCAGGTTCAGAGTGGTGAAACTGGATTCTAGCACTGAACCTTACAAGAAGGGTCGTTGGGTTTGCACTGAGTTCTATGACAAAGAAAACGTCACTGTTCTCACCGAAGGCGCCTCCGTGAACAGGATGCTGGATAGTGTAAAGCAAGCTTCTGTCACTGATGCAAATCTGGACGGGCAGAGTACCGGTGGCGGGAATTCGGTAAGCAGCACCTTGAGTGCAGTGGGTTATTACATTGAAGCCGCTGGTAATGGGGAGCCGGGGTTGATGCCTGCCCCTCAGCAGCAAGCCTTTCAAGCACTGTGTAGTCAGCAGTTGGATTTTAGCAGTGGTGGCCCTCTGGCACAGAGTGTTTCCCAGCCACAACTCTCACAGGCCCAGCTGCATTCCCAAGATGTTATACATTCGCAGCAGAAGCCAAGTGCTCCCCTCTCTGGTCGAGCAGGAATCAGTGGTGTTCAGCAGACCCCAATTCAACAGCAATTACCGTATTCTCAGCAACAGCAGCCTTCGCAGACCCTGTCAGCTGGGTCCCAGCCACAGCAACTATCGTATCCTCAGCAACAGCCAGCTTCACAGATGACAACACAACATATTATGTCATCAAATACAAGTGCTGGCATCACAGAATATGTGCAGCACCCTCAAATGCAGCCCTCTGCGCAGCCCATGCAGCAGAGCAGTAGTGGGCTTGGAGTAGCAGCTGCACCATCCGGCCAACCACAACATGTTCAAGGCCAAGCACAGCCTGTTTTAGCACAAGCACAATCTGGACAGACACCAGGTCAGCCTGGAGGACATGTTTCAGCAAAGATGCCACCTACTGGTGCTGCCAATGGGCAGCTGGTAACCGGTCAGCAAGGGAATACAATCTCTTTGCTACAACAGTCTTGTCCACCATCAATTAACAAGTCAACGCCGATCGGTTTGCAACcaagtgctcctccagctgctccagCACAGCAGCTAGGGCAGCCTCTGCAGGGTGGGATGGTACAGCAGCAGGCAAGCATATCAGGGCTTGTGCAGCAGGTAACTGTGGCACCACCAAAACAGCAATTGCCATCGCAACCACAAGGTCAAGGGGTCGAGTGTATTATTCAAAGTGTGAACAATCAGACGATAACTGGAATAAGTTCTACACCATCTACTGTTAATACCAACCTTCCCAATGTTGGATCCAATGTGTCTACTAGTATACCAACTGCACCTGCAAACGCTGTTCCGCAGCAAACCACTACGCAGACCTCCGTGCAGAACAGTTTGATCCAGAAAGCCAGCCAGCCTTCTGTACCAGCAAATGCAAGCCTCCCTGTGGTACAGGCAGGACCACAGAAAATGGTGCCTGGCTCTGCCCACTACTCTACTCCCATCCAGTCACTGTTGAATGCAGTGGAAGATTCACGGCGACCTGCAGACCAGCCAGCTCTGCATGTAGAACAGGTAGCTATTGGAGAAAGCGTACTGAGTGCAGCCTCTGCTCTGGTTCAGGAAATTGCCAGCAGCGCCAACCTACCTGCTTCTGCATCGCTGCTTCCTTTAAAGACCTTACCATTGTCCATGCAACCTGTGGATGGTGAAGATGACAGGTAAGGGTAGGCTTTGGCTGTGTGTTCTTTGTTAACAAAATAGTGTAAGATCCGTGTTCGAATGTCACATACTTTTACAGGAATCTAGTGTGATTCATTTTTGATGCATTTTGAACTTATAATTATTTGAATTGTGACTTGTTCATATGTTTCAAACGGTCATATGTTTTCAAGTGGCAATTCCAACATGcctgtgtttatttaaaaattttCTTTTGAGCTTCTTAACTGCACACTTGACATAACcccaagtcagcatggcttctCTTACTCTTCTGTAGACCTAACTTTTTTGCAGATTCTTAAATTAACTGCTACTGTATAAAAGTAACCTCTGAAGTTCTGCAACTAAGATGATAATGTAACCAAAGAGTGAATAAGAATGTAAAAGCCTCTATGACACAGTCAAAACATGAACATTAAATTCTTATTTATGTAATTTTAAAACACAGAAGAAAGGCTTATAATCTTCCCTTATTCTTGCAGACTTTGTGCTAAGGATTAGTTGTCAGACATTCACCACATTGCAGTTGATGGTGTGAGGTAGGAAAATGGAGAAAAAGTTGAAAAACAGCAGGATATACCAAGAGATCATGCACAGCTGACGTATTCCTTCAGTGGAATGGTTTAAGTTCTGAAAGTTTAAATTCATCTTGTTCAGTGAGAGCTGTTCACCTTTGCACTTGTGCCACTGAATGATACTCTGTGCTTAATACTGTCCAATTAATTTGCTTTGCATGGAGCACTGCCATTAAAGAGCAAATTTTTGTATTCATAGTTGCCAATTTGCAGAGAATGTTTTTTCATCAAAATTAGGattaaaaaggaaaacattgCCTTACAGGCATTGTACTCAAAATAGTTTAGGACATGACATTTGACCCGTGCAGAATATGAGCTGAATGCTGCGTACTGAATCAGCCGGTTGTTTGGCTTATCTCTCCAGCGTTGCTTTGAAATAGTGTAATGCTATAGCACTCAGAACAGGGGACTTCGTCCCATCTCCCTTTCATTAGAGTTTGGCATGGAACGGCTGCCAAAAAGATGCCCCGTGCCAAGGTTTATACAAATGTTTAACAGATGGTTGATGGATTCAGATAAAAAGATGACTGCCAAAGATAGTGTGAACTGAAAGCTCCTGGTATATGAATACAgtcttttcctttgtttttttttgtgaattacCAGTATCTGTTTCATTTTGCATGTTTGCTACTGGAATTACAGTACATATTTTGATCTAGGTATCTAAAACAACCTCAGTATATTAAAAACTAAAATATTACAATGTAAGTTGTAATTCCATTCTTTCAATATTTGTTGAATATGTTTGATATGAGTGAATTATGCACAAATGAAGTCTGCCTGTATTTGCACATGAACCCCCATGACCTTTAAAATATTCCCATTTGGACTAGCAAATACATGTTTTGGGAGATCTTGAGGCTTTACTTTTAAAGAGAGAGTGCAAATTAAATTTCAGAATGTTAAAGTAGCTGGAAAGACCCCCTTTTTTTGTTGACTAGATAGATATGTGTACTGTTAGATATGGCACTCGGGTAGCGTGAATCGGTCTCTTGGTAACATTAGAGCTAATGGATCTTATCTGAGCAGTAGTTAAGGCATTGGTGTTACTGGGCTATTGAGAATGTGGGAATCACCCAAGAGTTCATTCTGTTTCTGTTCAGTCAACTCTCCTGGAGACTGTTGTATTAGACAGCACAGCAGGGTTATGGTGTCTCTTTCATGCCTACCCCTTCAATTTCTTGGATTCACTTGAATTGGGGAATTCTGTTTGAAGGCTGCAAAACATCATCCCAGCATAAATCGCTGCCCAGTGGGGTGGAGATGGGGGTTGTGCAGACTGATAAGGGAATTTGTAAGTTTTCAGATACCACTGTTCATTGCCCTGCTTAGAAATGGAAACTGATTTTGGGATCTCCGCAACAAGCgtcaaatctttcctgttctgaTATGTAAAAGTTTATACTAGTTTGTAGTGATATGTGGGATTTGTTTACCTTCACTATAATCATGATTAACATGATAAGTGCctcatttccttttctctctccagCCCGTTCCCACccctctaattattttaatcTTTAGTTCACTCTTAACCTTAAAGTTCTGACAAAGGAACTAGCAACGTGGACTCATGTGAATTTTCACCTCTTTCTCCCTGTAGAATGTTTTGGAATGTATAATGATCCATCTTTTAttttgatagaaattggattcCTTTTGGGCAGGCTTGGAAAGAAGGAAAACTACTTTTTAAGAGCTTTGCAGTGTTCGAGTTAAGTCCTAGTACGTCTAGACATTTGCCCTGTTTCAGGAATTTAAAGGTACTTGAAATAATGTGAACTGTATGTGATTCACAACTCCTAAAGAAAACCCTTTGAGGTATTGGTAACACACAATATTTCTGTGAATTCCTAGAATGTGTATAAGGAATAGACTCTTAGACATTGAAAAACCAAATTGGCAGGCTGTTGCAGACTGAGTTTTGTGCAGTGAAAAGGGGTTCATTAATTTTATGAGAAGTCCTTTCAGAAAAAGTGACCACAATATTAGGAGATTCTTCTTTGCGATAGAAAGTGAAGTAGCCCAATCCAAAACAGGAATTTAAAATCTAAAGAAAGTCTCCGAAGCTATGACTGATGAGTTGGGTGTGTTAGAGTAAGTTCATGATAGTGGACCATATGGTTAATATTTGAGGAGCGAGTGTGGCAATTATGCATTCCTTCCAGGCAAAGCGACACAACCAGAACAGTGGCCCAACCATGATTAACAAGATGAATTAAGGATGGCATTAGATCCAAGAGGAGTTGTTCAAAGTTGCCTGGAAAGATAGCAAGCCTGAagactgggagcagtttagaattcatcAAGGCCAAGAGGTTGATTgaggaggggggaaaagagaatATGAGAGAACTTGAAAGGAAATATAGTGGGCAGTAAgaactttaaaaattgtgaaaaagATAATAATGAAGACAAATGCTGGTGCCGTACAAATTGAAATGGGAGGATTGAAAATGAAGAACAAGGAAATGGAGTAATTAAACAACTAGATTTGCCCTATCTTCTCTGAAGACAACATGGAAGACTTACCAGAGATGTTAAGGAAGCCAAGTCTTTTAGCAAGGAGACATTGAAGAAAATTAATAAACAAGGAATGCTTGAAAGAAGAAATGGGTGTGAAGGCTATAAATCCATAGGGCCTGATAACGTACGTCTCAGAGTACTAAAGGAGGCAGCtaagaaatagtggatgcattgcttATTATCTTTAAAAATTCTGTAGATTTCTGAACAGCCCTAGGGGAGTGCAGTGTAAATGTAATCCCACTGAAACtagaaattatagaccagttagcctaatgTCACCTAGtaaggaaaatgctagagtctattatAGGTATTACACAAAGCCACTaaattgtgaaaggaaaatcacgtTTGATAAATCTATGGATTTTTATTTTGAGGACACAACAGATGTGGAAGAACCAGTGAGCATATTGTATTTGGAAATTTTAGAAAAGTTTTCATAAAGTTCCATAAGAGGTTATTTTGCAAAATTGAGCATATGGGATTGATGGCGATATGCTGGCATCAATTGAGAATTGGttagtagagagaaaacaggaaagttGTTATGAGTGGAAGGCCGTGACAAGCAGAGTACCATAGGGATCAGTATTTGGTCCTGTTCTATCAACAATGCATATCAAAGATTTTTGATGAGGGAGTTGAGTGTAATATATTCTAAGTTTGCTAATGGCCCAAAAAAATTAAGTGAATGAATTGTAAGGAAAATGTAAAGATGCTTCAGGgcaatttagacaagttgagtgtgttggcagatgcaatataacgtagataaatgtaaagttgactactttggtaggagaaacaatgatattattatttaaatgtaatAGCTTGTAGATTGTACAAAGAAACCCGAGAGTCCTTTTACACTGGTCTTTGAAAGCAaacatacaggtgcagcaagcatTTAGGACTGCAAATGacgtgttggccttcattgcaagagtgTTTGAGAAGAGGCGCCAGAGCATGTTGTGGTTGTACGGCTGGTGAAGCCATCTGAAGTAATATATGCAGCATTGTTCTCCTTACTCAAGAAAAGATGTAGttgccattgagggagtgcagtgaagattcaGCTGACTGCTGGAGTAAGAGGTTTGTCATGTGAGTAgacatttggaagaatgagggtgTCTCGTTAAAATATATACAGTTCTGTCAGGGCCGGACAGACTGAATGCATAGATGATGCGTGAATTAGGGgtgtccagaacaaggagttgtgGTTACAGGATATAtggtaggccattttggactgatgagaaatttctttactgatGGTGGTGAACCTGTGACATGCTGGATGGTAAAAGGCTGTGATGGCaatgtcactgaatatatttaagaaggaAGTAGATTTCTAGTGGATAAAGTTGTCATTGTCAACGTGTATGTAGAAAGCCCAAATATGGCTTTGAGTTAGAGGTTcacaaatagcagagcaggctagaTGTGCTGAATGACTTAcctttcttttcctgtttctacGTTACTGACTAAAAAATGAACAGTGCGTATCTCTTGCTATTACCTAAGCTTGAAAATCACGCCTTTGCAGCTAATGGAAGTGAAAATTAAGATAGAATTACAGTTACTGAGAAATTAACTTGATGAAATATTAGAAATTGATGCGATTGTTAGTGCAATCCTTAAATTTAGCTCAAATGCAAATAGCTAGGCATGTGACATTGACTTTGACGGTATATATCTCAAAACAAATTTCTGACTCTGGTTTgacagactagatttattttgcGTAAGTATTAACCTATAAAGACATCACTTGCAAATTTGTTTACCTCAAGCAATTTTATAAATAATTTTGCCTGGGGTTCATAGGTTAAATAAAATGCTTTCCGATAAGTCTAAGTGGCTAattttcttcttcttcctctcttCATCTTCCACTTTTGTTTATCTTTTACCTGAATCTCATTTAATCTTGTCTCTAACTGTTTAATCTGCTATCCCCCTTTTTCTTTGTGCATTTTCTCTCATTTAGATTTCCCTTTTGCTGCATGGGGCTTCTGTGTTATTATAAGCACTTCCCTTCTTTCATAGCCTTCGAGGAGGAACTAACAATTTGGCTTAGAAATTGTTCAGTGGCATCTGGGGTTGGTTAGTAGAGCATTTCAGGTTTAGCTAAGCTGGAAGTATAGAACTTGGTCACTTTGGAAAGAGTTGGTCGCAAAATGGAAATTAAGGATGGTGCTACTTCAAGAAGGAGAAAGGTTTATtgaaagatcttgatcaatttcaGAGTGAAAATACTTCTTGGGAAGTTAAAACCCTTCTTGGCTCCACTGTTACCAAGTTAGTTATTTAGCaacagtaaaacaaaaattgGAGAGTATAAGCCAATCCAGGTTGCCAAGAATAAGATAATTGGTTGGCTGATGTATATATTAGGATATCCTTCGCAGAGCTttgagtgtgagggatgagcgcAACCAATATTTCCCTAATCTTGAATGTAATCTCATGAAGACTGAGATCACATCTATCCTTCACTTTACATTACACCAGTTTTATTTAGTGCAGTATTTGTAACCAATGTCAACAATTCAATCTTTTATTGGTCCCTAGCATATTTTTATATGTCATTAGCTTGTTCCTAATGTCTTGCTCATTGTAAGAGTTACGTTTTCATCCAAGAATTGAATTTTCACTTCACTATTGAAGGCCAGATCTATCTTCTGGGAAATGTTATGAGTGTTGTAGTTTGCCTCTTACCTCCATAGAAGTTCATTGTGCTGGGATTTTAATGTCAACATAAGTGCTGATGGATCAAAAGACATCAGTTAAGAATTTGTGCAAGTATAAACCATGAAGTAAAAGTAGATTGCAAGAGAGGCTTTGTCCCTTGCTCTGCTGAAGGAAGTTTGATTTTTGTGCTGACGTGGTTGGCAATCTTTTGGGCATTTTAATAATGAGCATGGATTAATCAGTCAGCCAGTCCTGGACCACACTCAAAGTTCTAGTTATTGGATGCTCAGTGGAAGTCAGTTTCCTCGTATAATTGCATGCATGTTCAATGCTACAGATTATTGGATGTGTCAAAACCAGCTTCATAATTATGTAATAatttgggaggtggggagggagtgttTTAGGGGTATTTTGCAGAAGAAAATATTGCCAATCCACAGATTTAGTTGGGCCAACGACAGCTGCTGGCATTTAAGAGCATCTTTTAACCCAGGCAGATGCCATGAGTGCTTGAGTGAAATGTTAAACTTGGCAGGCAAACAGAATCACACTAAACCAAACAAGAAAACACTTCAGAGTAAACAATACCTTGGTCAAAGAACTGGGTTAAAAGTGGGTGGGATAGGTAATGGGGAACAAGGGCATGCATTGAAGGAGGGCATTCCAGGTCTTGAGCCTTGGATTATTTAAGACACAGCAGCTGGTGGTAGTGTGGAGGAATTTGGAGATGAGGAGCTCTGAGCTGGgaaggttgcagagatagggatgAGGTTGTGAAAGTATTTGAACAAAAGGACAAGAAATTTAAATTGGAGAACTTGGAAGTTAGCataggtcagcaagcacagaTGGATGCGTAGGATTTGTGCAGGCAGTTGAATTTTGGAGAATGGGAATTTATTGGGGATAAGTGGTGAATATGAGGTTGGTCAGGTCTGATTGACATGAACTGATAAACTTGAACCTGGGAAGTTTGTAGCTGAGTGAAATACTGACCTGATACATGTATTCTCTGGTGATGCTGTATGTAGACCACAAGAGCCCAGGTTGATTACCTCCAACTGGGAATGCTGTATCCTTTGCACAGTTGATACCGCTGCAGCTTACGTGAGTATGAACCAACCCTTGAAGTTGGTTTGTGAGGCTTCTCCCTTCTCTTAGAATGTTTTGTTGAAATATTATTGTCTTCTGAATGTTAATATTACAGTAGTGCGTTTGTAGGTGCAGGATTTCCACTGGCTGATTCTGCTAAATTTCGTGGATTACGACAGCTTTGTTAAATTACTTTATCAAATGTCAATGGCAGAGACAATTTGAGTCCTCTTTTACAGAGGCTTGTATTTGGTGTTAACTTAGTCACTTTGTTTGTTTCAGGAGTTGAGTAGTTGCACAAACATCCTCATGTTGTTAATGCTGAACTCGTTCCCCCTAATACCCCTTCCTCACCTCCCCATCCTACTTTAATTTCCTGTATTCATCTTCTGGAGATGTTGTCCCCATCTGTAtgctttctccctcccccccccgactccaGCGAAGCTGTTCTTCATGTTTGGGCCTCTCGCTGTTCCTTCAATATTTGGGCATGTGCACCCATGGAATTGGAGaagtgtgtatgtatatgtggcCACTTATCTGAATTTGACTGAGAGCGTAGCATTCTACCAGAGAATGTGGTAACATTTTTGTTTGCCAGACACTCATAAATGACAATGTCCCAAGCTTGACAGCAAAAAGTCTATTAAGTACAAAACTGTGTTTATTAGTGGGTTAAATTTGAATATGGTGCAAATTAAGGCCTGCTCTTTAAAACGCTATAGTGTATGGCAACTGCATGTGTGGTTTGCATAGTTTGTATCCCAGAAACCAGCTTCTGTTGACAGGCCTTGGATTTATGACAGGGCAGCCATaaccaatttattttcttttctattgGTATAATTCTTGAATTTCTCAACCTATTGCATTCATATTAATTGTGTTCAATCAGCTGCAGATTGTATAATATAGGTAAACTCAGTTCTCTGAatatggtatcagagatagtaggaactgcagatgctggagaatctgagataacaaagtgtagagctggatgaacacagcaggccaagcagcatcagaggagcagaagagctgacgtttcgggcctagacccttcatcagaaaataacgaagggtctaggcccgaaacgtcagctcttctgctccgaagatgctgcttggcctgctgtgttcatccagctctacactttgttatctctgaatatgGTGGAATTGTTATTCAAACAGATAAAAATATAGTTCATCCTTACCAATTGGTTGCCAGTGGTAGTAAACATTGTGTAGTAATACTTGTGTTCAATTTGGTGGGTGGTGTTGTAAATCTCTTCAGTAATAGCAGTACTTTTGACTTGCTATTAGTATATGTGGAACTCCTGAGTCCTGACTATTGCTATTTTCATTGCATCAGCCTGGTGTAATAGAAGGTGCTCTCAACATTTAATAATCTTGTCTATATCTAATTACTTTGGTAGTTGGAAGTTGCATTAATGTGTAAGCTTGTTCATTGGTGGAACGTTTGTACTGTCAAA is part of the Stegostoma tigrinum isolate sSteTig4 chromosome 12, sSteTig4.hap1, whole genome shotgun sequence genome and harbors:
- the LOC132210417 gene encoding TSC22 domain family protein 1-like, with amino-acid sequence MHQSESAADRKMAHPLYPRRSGTNHPPPPPPPPAAAAPGPGPGPGSGGASLGSLMGQPAPTRPHTDDALRSPALAACSGTGAGSVPAPPQTLSLHGAGTVPLSPAAAAAIAPAGPGSMAGAQMKKKSGFQITSVTPAQNNAGSNNSIAEDTESYDDMDESHTEDLSSSEILDVSRATDYEPERSSSEETLNNVGDAETPSAVSPNQPRLPPHQPALFNGPGMASAAPSGAGMGPPGNVTASVEKNGTGAPMPGLVSGSVGAPVPLASNIGTVANARTVSGMGSNASVGGTSVGASASVVGGTTGIIGAASSTVASTTAAVTQPAAGSSRFRVVKLDSSTEPYKKGRWVCTEFYDKENVTVLTEGASVNRMLDSVKQASVTDANLDGQSTGGGNSVSSTLSAVGYYIEAAGNGEPGLMPAPQQQAFQALCSQQLDFSSGGPLAQSVSQPQLSQAQLHSQDVIHSQQKPSAPLSGRAGISGVQQTPIQQQLPYSQQQQPSQTLSAGSQPQQLSYPQQQPASQMTTQHIMSSNTSAGITEYVQHPQMQPSAQPMQQSSSGLGVAAAPSGQPQHVQGQAQPVLAQAQSGQTPGQPGGHVSAKMPPTGAANGQLVTGQQGNTISLLQQSCPPSINKSTPIGLQPSAPPAAPAQQLGQPLQGGMVQQQASISGLVQQVTVAPPKQQLPSQPQGQGVECIIQSVNNQTITGISSTPSTVNTNLPNVGSNVSTSIPTAPANAVPQQTTTQTSVQNSLIQKASQPSVPANASLPVVQAGPQKMVPGSAHYSTPIQSLLNAVEDSRRPADQPALHVEQVAIGESVLSAASALVQEIASSANLPASASLLPLKTLPLSMQPVDGEDDRQHGRLTRDVKEAKSFSKETLKKINKQGMLERRNGCEGYKSIGPDNVRLRVLKEAAKK